A stretch of the Myripristis murdjan chromosome 24, fMyrMur1.1, whole genome shotgun sequence genome encodes the following:
- the ppil4 gene encoding peptidyl-prolyl cis-trans isomerase-like 4 — MAVLLETTLGDIVIDLFTEERPKTCLNFLKLCKIKYYNYCLVHNVQRDFIMQTGDPSGTGRGGDSIFSKLYGDQARFFDAEKVPRIKHKKKGMVSMVNNGSDQFGSQFLITMAENLDYLDGVHTVFGEVTEGMDVLAKINETFVDKDFVPFQDIRINHTVILDDPFDDPPNLPVPDRSPEPTKEQLDSGRIGADEVIDDTEGKGAEELEEMLKEKEAKTQAILLEMVGDLPDADVKPPENVLFVCKLNPVTADEDLEIIFSRFGPIKCCEIIRDWKTGESLCYAFIEFEKEEDCEKAYFKMDNVLIDDRRIHVDFSQSVAKIKWKGKGGKYSKDDFKAYEKEQENRSKLALKDKVKPKQDSKYDLLLDEEEEAMSHRHSEKKHKEKRHHHHSDDESSRKSKKSKGSEESRREKKSGHQRSRSRSHSRDREHKHSRSRDKHWKEGRDKGHSRKDRSRSRSPRKSKDKERSRHR, encoded by the exons ATGGCGGTGCTCCTTGAAACGACGTTGGGCGATATTGTAATTGATTTATTCACAGAAGAAAGGCCTAAAA CTTGCCTGAACTTTCTGAaattatgcaaaataaaatactacaactactgcctGGTCCACAATGTACAG AGAGATTTCATTATGCAGACTGGAGATCCATCTGGGACGGGTCGTGGTGGAGACTCCATCTTCAG CAAACTGTATGGCGATCAGGCCCGATTTTTTGATGCAGAGAAGGTGCCACGcatcaaacacaaaaagaagGGGATGGTGTCCATGGTGAACAATGGAAGCGACCAGTTTGGTTCTCAG TTCCTTATCACCATGGCCGAGAACCTGGACTACTTAGATGGGGTCCATACTGTGTTCGGGGAAGTCACAGAGGGCATGGATGTCTTGGCCAAGATCAATGAGACTTTTGTTGATAAGGATTTTGTCCCATTTCAAGATATCAG GATAAACCACACGGTGATCCTGGACGACCCGTTCGATGACCCTCCTAACCTGCCGGTGCCTGATCGTTCCCCTGAGCCCACCAAAGAACAGTTAGAT AGTGGCCGAATCGGAGCCGATGAAGTCATAGACGATACAGAGGGTAAAGGGgctgaggagctggaggagatgcTGAAGGAGAAGGAGGCCAAGACTCAGGCCATTCTGCTGGAGATG GTTGGTGACCTCCCTGATGCAGACGTGAAGCCTCCAGAGaatgtgttgtttgtctgtAAACTGAATCCAGTCACCGCAGATGAGGATCTGGAAATCATCTTTTCACGCTTTGGGCCCATAAAATG CTGTGAGATCATCAGAGACTGGAAAACTGGAGAGTCCCTCTGTTATGCCTTTATTGAGTTTGAAAAG GAGGAAGACTGTGAAAAAGCCTACTTCAAAATGGACAATGTGCTCATAGATGATCGGCGTATTCACGTAGACTTCAGCCAGTCGGTCGCAAAGATCAAATGGAAAGGAAAAG GTGGGAAGTACAGTAAGGATGACTTCAAAGCTTACGAAAAGGAACAGGAAAACCGATCCAAGTTGGCACTCAAGGACAAAGTGAAGCCTAAACAAGA CTCCAAGTATGACTTGCTGctagatgaggaagaggaggcgaTGAGCCATCGCCACTCCgagaagaaacacaaagaaaagagacacCATCATCATTCAGACGATGAGAGCAGTAGGAAGTCAAAAAAATCCAAG GGCAGCGAGGAGAGCCGGCGGGAGAAGAAGTCGGGTCACCAGCGCTCTCGGTCTCGATCCCATTCCAGAGACAGGGAGCACAAACACAGCCGGTCCCGGGACAAACACTGGAAGGAGGGACGCGACAAAGGCCACAGCCGCAAGGACAGGAGCCGCAGCCGCTCTCCCAGGAAGTCCAAGGACAAAGAGAGGAGTCGACACCGATGA